The genomic interval AAAAGTTTCTACGTTCACGCCACTGACACTTTTAGCCGCATTTCCTATAAGAGCCGTGCGGTCTTCCCACATTTTCCATTCTTTTTTATGGTCCATGTTGACAAACTTTTCCAGTGCCACATACATCCCCAGAATTTCCTCTTTGTTAACTTTCATACCGCGTCCGATGGTTGAACCACGCGGAGGCATGCTTAATCTGGCAGCTTCAATAATGGATTTTTTACCCATCAATATTCCGGCACTTTGCGGCCCGCGCATTGCTTTTCCACCTGATACACACACAATATCAAAACCCATATCATTGAATTTCCATAGGTTTTCTACCGGAGGCACGTCAGCCGCCATATCGATCATAGTAGGAATTGCGTGTTTTTTAGCGATTTCAACCCATTGTTCGTGTTTGATCAGCCCTTTATCCGACTGAATATGTAAAAACCATAAAAGCGCTGTTTTATCATTGATGGCTTTTTCTAATTCTTCAGCAGTCTCAACCTGAACGATTTTACATCCTGTGTTGGTCAAAGCATGTGAATAACCAATATTGTGCCCTTTTTGGATGATTACTTCCGATTTCATTCCCGTTCCTTCCAGATGCGGCAGTGCTTCTACTTTCTGCTGGTCCATTCCGGTAAGTACGCCGGCTAATCCCAATGTCAGCGCAGAAAAACATCCGGCAGTAACCACAGCCGCTTCTGCATGAGTCATAACAGCGATTTTCTCACCCACTTTTGTCTGTACTTCATCCAGCATCATAAAATCTTTGGCGGCTCCCTGGATCGTTTCTACCACTTCGTCCTGCATCAACGATCCTGTCATGGCCGTGTAGGTACCCGCAGCATTAATAAAAGTACGGATGCCCAGTTCTTTGGCAATATTCCTGACTGGTACCTTCGTGATTATTGTTGCAGGGTTCAGGATATTTTCTCCTAAAAACCCGCCAATAAGCGGAAGACTGGAAAGGTGTTTGATAAGGTCTCGTCTATTTATCATCATCGTTAATTAAAGATCTGAGATTGGTATGTCCATTACTGTATTAGAAGGATGCAGGAAATGTTTGTCAATACTCTTTTTCGTAGATTTATTTTTGATACTTTTTTTGATTTGATTTAACAAAGTTTGGCTTAATGAAGAATGGGATTATGTTTTCTTTGGTTTAGTATTTTCTTATTTACAAGTTAAAAGAGAAATAAGGCTATTGGTTTCTGAACGAATTACAAATATTTTAACCGCCTGAAACAGCAGTACACTTAACAGGTACAATTATTAAAATTCTGGTTACATTTATCCCAATTATTCGTCCTATAAAATACAGCACAGATAAACCCGATATTACCAACAAATGGATTCTAAATTTTTTGCAGGAAACAGTTACTTCATTGACGAAAAAGTCAATTTTTTCAAGTTCGAAAATTGTTACCAGGTGTATAATGATTCCGGACAAAATATTGGATCAGTTAGACAAAAACTTTCCCTTGGACAAAAAGCGCTTAGGCTTTTATTGAACAAGGCAATGCTGCCGTTCCTGCTCGAAATAAAAAACGAGAATGAAGAACTGGAAGCATCGATCTCACGTGGCTGGACTTTCTTTATGTCAAAAATTAAAATTCATGACGCCCAGGGAAACCTGATTGGTACAGTCCAGCAAAAATTCAAGTTTTTTAAACCGGTTTTTAAAATATTCGATCAGTCGGAAACGATGATTGCTGAAATTTCGGGTGATTGGACCGCATGGAATTTTAGGATCAAAAATCCTTCCGGTGCTGGTATTGGTGAGATTACAAAAAAGTGGGGTGGGGCTATGAAAGAAGTATTTACCTCAGCCGATAAATACAATGTCAATATTGACAGCCATTATGCAAACCTGGAAAACAAAGTGGCAATTCTTGCCAGTGCAATTACCATTGATATGGTGCTGAAAGAAAGTAAATAAGGCCTTGGGCTGACAGTCAATTATGTTTGAAAAGTAGGGCAAGGCATCCGTGGCACGGCTGATTGATAGAGCTAATTCAAGCCTGGTATATCAGCCGTGCCACGGATTACACACATAACCTTGCCTCAATTACAAATCGCGATGGGCGTTGTGAATCCATTATAAGGAATAATTTTATAATTACTTCAAAATTAAAATCTTCACACAAACCGGCGTCGGAATACTCATTTCTTTTCCTGTATAAGTCAGTTGTCCGGTTTCTTTGTTTCTCTTAAAAATCACTACATTATCATTGTCCCGGTTGGCTACAAAAAGCAGGTCGCCGCTTGCGTCCAGGTTGAAATTCCGCGGGTGTTTGCCATGTGTATCTGCGTGGCCGGCAATGGTTAATTTTCCTGTTTGCGTGTCAATGGCATAGATCGCAATACTTTCGTGACCGCGGTTTGATGCATATAAAAATTTTCCGTCAGGCGATATATGAATGTCGGCAGCAGAATTTTTTCCTTTAAAATCAGCAGGAAGCATACTTACACGTTCCAAAGGAACAAATGCTCCCGAATTTTTTACTATTTGAAACGAATTCACGGAAGAGGAAAGCTCCCCGGCCGAATAGGCAAAGTTACCATCGGGTGTAATGGCCAGATGTCGTGGTCCATCACCGGCTTTTACTTCCACATACGGGACTGCTCCAGGTGTAAGTTTGCCCGTTTGCTGGTCAACCTGATAGATCATAATTTTATCTATTCCCAAATCTG from Dyadobacter sp. NIV53 carries:
- a CDS encoding lactonase family protein translates to MKKITLLTCFLFVAMATFAQKLKEMIYVGTYSEKGEGIYIYEFDRENLAAKQVQILANKNSPSFLEFHPNKKYLYSANEGKGTITAYKIDQANGKLSAINEKSAFGNGSCHVSVDPKGRFIYVSNYGSGNLAVYLLNKNGSIGTLADTIQDKGVASQKPHMHSMIPSADGKFVYASDLGIDKIMIYQVDQQTGKLTPGAVPYVEVKAGDGPRHLAITPDGNFAYSAGELSSSVNSFQIVKNSGAFVPLERVSMLPADFKGKNSAADIHISPDGKFLYASNRGHESIAIYAIDTQTGKLTIAGHADTHGKHPRNFNLDASGDLLFVANRDNDNVVIFKRNKETGQLTYTGKEMSIPTPVCVKILILK
- a CDS encoding aminotransferase class V-fold PLP-dependent enzyme, whose amino-acid sequence is MINRRDLIKHLSSLPLIGGFLGENILNPATIITKVPVRNIAKELGIRTFINAAGTYTAMTGSLMQDEVVETIQGAAKDFMMLDEVQTKVGEKIAVMTHAEAAVVTAGCFSALTLGLAGVLTGMDQQKVEALPHLEGTGMKSEVIIQKGHNIGYSHALTNTGCKIVQVETAEELEKAINDKTALLWFLHIQSDKGLIKHEQWVEIAKKHAIPTMIDMAADVPPVENLWKFNDMGFDIVCVSGGKAMRGPQSAGILMGKKSIIEAARLSMPPRGSTIGRGMKVNKEEILGMYVALEKFVNMDHKKEWKMWEDRTALIGNAAKSVSGVNVETFAPELGNHTPTLRISWDAAKVSLVVKVLQENLRNGNPSIEIMPGENNTLTITTWMLKPGEEKIVAARLKEELLKAVV
- a CDS encoding phospholipid scramblase-related protein; translated protein: MDSKFFAGNSYFIDEKVNFFKFENCYQVYNDSGQNIGSVRQKLSLGQKALRLLLNKAMLPFLLEIKNENEELEASISRGWTFFMSKIKIHDAQGNLIGTVQQKFKFFKPVFKIFDQSETMIAEISGDWTAWNFRIKNPSGAGIGEITKKWGGAMKEVFTSADKYNVNIDSHYANLENKVAILASAITIDMVLKESK